The Candidatus Tumulicola sp. region CGCCCGCCGGAACGCGTGTGGCGCAACGCGTTGTCGATCAAGTTGACGAAGACTTGCGACAGACGATCGGGATCGGCTTCCACTTGAACCGGGCGTAGCGTAACGAGCTCGAGATCGACGCCTTTGCTGACGGCCTGCGGCTCGAACGACGAAATGATCGGATGCGCCACTTCTTCTAAGTCGATTTGACGTAGCGCGAGCTTCATCTGACCCGACTCGGCGCGCGCCTGTTCTAAGAGTTGACCGACCAACGCCACCAGACGATCGACTTGTTGCAACACTTGCGGCAAAAAAAGATCGCCGGCTTCGTCGTCGGGCGATGCCAGCACCGTTTCGATCATCAACTTGATCGACGATAACGGCGTTCGCAACTCATGCGACACGTTCGAAAGAAACTCGCGGCGAGCGCGCTCGAGGCGGGTCAGCGCGGTTTGATCGTCGGCCAAAACGACGACGCGCTCCATCGTACCGGTTTCGCCCAAGAGCGGGTACACCGAGACGCGATACACTCGCCCGCCGTCCTGCGCGCTCAGCGACATCGGTGCAACCGAGGCTTCACCGGTTAGGGCATCGCCGATGCGGCGTTCGATCTCGACGCTGGGAATGGCTTCGATGACGTGCGATCCCACCGCGCGCTCGAGATCGAATCCGAAGATCGCCCCGGCCGCAGGATTGGCAAATTCGATCCGGCGCTGTGCGTCGACCAACACGACACCGATCGGTAACGCGCGAGCCAGCCGTACGAACGCACCTTCTATGCGATCGTCCGGCACCGCGCCGGCGGAGGCCGCGACATCGGACGGAACTGCGCGGCGGCGCGAAATGACTGCGGCGGCGATCGTCGCGCACGCGGCTCCTGCGATCGCCCCGGGTAATCCCCAAACTATCGCGTCGGGCACCACGGCGTTACGAAGCCTTGAACATGTAACCCCGGCTGCGCACCGTCAGAATATGACGTGGCGTACGGGCGTCTTCCTCAATCTTCTCGCGCAACCAGCGAACGTGTACGCTGACCGTTTGCTGCTCGCCCTCGAAATCGTAACCCCAAACTTTATCGAGCAGTGTCTGGCGCGTCACTACTCGTCCGTTGTTTTCCATCAGGACGCGTAGCAGCGCGAATTCTTTGGGGGCCAATGCAACGATCGTGCCGCGCACCGTGAGCTGTTGCCGGGACGGGTCGAGAACGATATCGCCCAGCGCGATCGCCTCGTCGTGGCCGGACTGGATCGGCAGCTGCCGCCGCAATCGCGCTTTGATGCGCGCTAGAAATTCGTGCAGCGCGAACGGCTTGGTAACGTAGTCATCGGCTCCCAGCTCGAGCGCCAACACCTTGTCGATCTCTTGATCCTTTGCCGTCAGCATAATGATCGGCACCGAACTAAACTTGCGGATTTCCTTGCAGGCCTCGATCCCGTCGAGGGTCGGCAGCATGATATCGAGCACGATCAGATCCGGTTGTTCGCGCTGCGCGGTCGCGATCGCACTACGCCCGTCACTGGCCGTGACAACCGCGTAGCCGCTTCGTTCGAGATTGAAGCGTAGCGTCTGCAAGATCGCCGACTCATCGTCGACGACCAAGATCTTCTTGTTGAGCTCGCGTCCCCGGATAAATGGGTTACGCGTCGTCTTCGCTTCCAGCGATCCGTTCATACGATTTTGCGATCGCGCTGTAGTCCAGCGCGCCGTCCCCTTCTGCGGAGCGGGCAGTATACAGTTGATAGGCCAATGCGGTGGCCGGCATAGAATGTTTCGCCACACGCGCGGCATCGAGCGCCGCCGCTAGATCCTTACGTAACAGATCGAGCGCGAAGCCGCCTTCGAACGTCCCGGCAAACCAGGTCTTCGGTAACCATTGTTCGAGGACGTAGTTAGAACCCGTCGCGGACGAAAGAATTTGCCGGACCGCATCCAGATCCGCGCCGGCTCGTTGCGCAAACGTCAGCGCCTCGGCGTTGGCGATCATGACGTTGGCGATTACGATTTGGTTAACGAGTTTAACGGTTTCACCCATGCCGACATCGCCGACGCGATGCGCGTTGCCCATTGCGGCTAACATCGGCCGGATGCGTTCGTAGTCATTGGGCTGAGCGCCGGCCATAATCGTCAAGGTTCCCGCGGCGGCGCGCGCCGGTCCGCCGCTAACGGGAGCGTCGGCAAACCGTATCCCGCGTTCGCGCAAGCGGGCGGCGAATGAAACCGACGAGATCGGCGAGATGGTAGAGCAATCGACCACTATCGAACCGGGTGCCAATCCACCCGCCAACCCGTGCTCGCCGAAGAGCGCGTCTTCGACCTGTGGAGCGTCCGGAACGCACACGAATGCAACATCGGACTCGCGCCCGACCGCCGCCGGATCGGCAGCTTCCACAACCCCGTCGCCGGAGATCAGCCGATCGAGCGCATCCCGGCGCCGGTGCGCGCAGGCCGTAACCCAAAACCCCGACCGGCGCAACGCTCGCGCCATCGGTTCGCCCATCGTACCGAGTCCGACGAAGCCGGCGCGCTCACTCACGGCGGGCACTTTGGGCGGCGAGCGGAGCCTTTCCCGCCGCACCTAGGGGGCGCTCTCGCGCTGGCCGAAGCCCAATACTATCCATGTCGACGATCGAAGAACGCGTCAACGCAGCGCTCGACCGGGTGCGCCCCGGCATCGCTGCCGACGGCGGCGAGGTCTGGTTAACCGAAGTGCGCGACGGCGTTGCGTTCGTGCAAATGCTGGGGGCGTGCGGAGGTTGTCCCGCTTCGACGATGACGCTCAAGGGCGCGATCGAAACGGTCGTGTGTGCCGAAGTGCCGGAGATTCGAGAAGTGGTTCAGATCTGAGGGGTGTCGCCGCTAACGCTTAGTGCGTTGCGGCCATCCGTGCAGCGCAACGGCCGCAATACCAGCTCATGGCGCCATCGTGTTCGCGCGGAACCATATGCTCGCGGTGGCCACGCCGGCCGCAGGATGCGCAGGCGAAGCTCTGGCCGATCGGCGACGGTCCGTTTGCGGCCTCGTGGCGCTTCGCGACGAAGAACACCGCATAGATGACGAGCCCGATGATCAGCGGCGCCCAGGCGAAGAACGAGTTGAACGTGTTTGGCGAGATTTGTGGATTCACGACGACTTGTTCTCGTCGCGAAAGTACGCGGCGTTGATTTCGGTGTAGCTCTCATACTGCGCCGGTACGTCGGAGTCGGCAAAGATGGCTTCGACCGGGCAGGCTGAAACGCACGCTCCGCAATCGATGCACACTTCGGGATCGATGAAGAGCATTTCGTCGTCATCTTTTCCGTGGATACAGTCGACCGGACAAACGTCGACGCACGACTTGTCCTTCGTGCCGATACACGGTTCGGTAATGACGTAGGCCATAGCGTAATTTTACCGCATCGAGGCGAAAAACGCCTGCCCCAATCGGCGGAATGCAGTCGAAGCTATGCGGTTCGGCCGCGAACCAAGCGGATGAGAAACAGCGTGATGACGGCGCCGAGAACGGCGCAGACGATACTCGGGAAATTGAACCCGGTGATCCCGGCGTGACCGAACTCGAAATAGATCCAGCCGCCTATAAAGGCGCCGATGACTCCAACGACGATGTCACCGAGAATCCCGGCGGGTCCCTCACCCGGGATGATCCACTTCGCGACGATGCCGACGATTAACCCGAAAACAAGCCAAGCGAGAATGCCCATCTGTTGTCAGCTCCTTTGTGACGCTAACGTCCCCGGGCGAGCGCTCCCTTAAACTTTAATGGCTAACTTAGCCGCCCAGGGCACAGGCGTCGCGGCGTCGACGTTATTCGGGTATGCAGAAGTGGACATCCGCCCTCGCCGCCCTGCTCCTGGCCGCAGCGGCGTGCGGGCCCGCCCTCGCGGCGAGCACGACCGAGATAACGGTTACGGGAAGCGGCAGCGTCGCGCTCACGCCCGATACGGCGACGGTCAGCGCCACGGTCGAAACCAACGCCGACAACGCCGCCCGCGCAGTCTCCGACAACAACGCGCGGTACGAGCGGGTTGTCGGCGCACTCGTGCAGGCCGGTATCGCGCGGTCCGATATCACGCTGTCGTACTACACCGTCAACTACACACCCAAGCCGCAAACACCCGCGCCGGGCGACCGTTATGGCTACGCCGTGCGCCGTCAATTTGACGTAAAGGTTCGTGAGATCGGCAAGGCCGGCGCCGTGGTCGACGCTTGCACCGGAGCCGGCGCCACCGGAATCGACAACGTCTCGTTCGGCACGGCCAACCCCGACGCGGGTAAAGCTGAAGCGATCCGCCGGGCCGTCGCAGACGCGCGCACGACCGCCAATGCGCTCGCGGCAGCCGCCGGACTGCACGTCACCGGCATCGAGAGCATCGGTCAAGGCGGCGGCGAGTTCCGGCCGCAGCCGATGATGCGCATGGCCGCCGTCGCTGCGGCGCCGACCACGTTCGACCAGTCCAACGTCAACGTGAGCGCCACGGTCACCGTCACCTTCACAGCCGAGCCCTAGCTCCCGGGGCTCCACGCGCGAAACCCCGATGCGACGGCCGGGGTAGATGATGGCGATGAACACCCTTTGCGACGGTTGCGGCAACCGCCCAGTTCCCACGATCGCCGGCATCAAGCAGCTCTGCGCCGACTGCGCGCGCAAACGAATCGGATCGGGCGCATTGCCCTTCCTCGGCGCTGCCGTCGCAGCTGCCGGTCTGATTGCCGGCGGTATTCTACTTTCCGAACGGATGCAAAACGGTGACGAAAGCCGCAAAGGCGGATCGCCGCTCGACGAGCTGAACCGCCGCTTTCGAGGAACGCCCACGCTGGCGAATTTCTCGCGCGATCTCACCGAGCTCGCTCGCGAAGGCAAGCTGGATCCGGTGATCGGACGCGACGACGAGATCGAACGGGTCGTTTCGATCTTGGCGCGTCGCAGCAAAAACAACCCCGTGCTGGTCGGCGAACCCGGCGTCGGTAAAACCGCCATCGTCGAGGGTCTCGCGCAACGCATCGTCGCCGGATCCGTACCGCCCTCGTTAGCAGGCCGGCGCGTGCTGGCGCTGACACTGGGGCCGCTCGTCGCGGGAACGAAATATCGCGGCGAGTTCGAAGGCCGCGTCAAGAAGATCCTAGATGAAGTCAAACGCAGCGCGCGCGACGTCGTGCTGTTCATCGACGAGTTGCACACCCTGGTCGGTGCCGGCGCTGCCGAAGGATCGCTCGATCTCAGTTCTATGATCAAGCCGGAGCTAGCGCGCGGCGAGTTGCAATGCATCGGCGCGACCACGTTCGTCGAATACCGCAAATACATCGAATCCGACGCCGCCTTGGAACGCCGCTTCCAACCGGTGATGGTCGACGAGCCGAGCGTCGAGGAAACCGTTACGATTCTCGCAGGTTTGAGCGACGGCTACGCTCGCCACCATCGCGTTCGAATCGAACCCGAAGCCATCGAGGCGGCCGCCGCCCTTTCGGCGCGCTACATCGCGGATCGATTCTTGCCGGATAAAGCGATCGACTTGATGGACGAGGCGGCCGCCTCTGTGGCATTGCGAAACCGCGGGGCCTCCGACTCTCCGTCCGTAACGGCAGAAGACGTCGCAGGTGTCGTCACGCGGTGGACCGGCATCCCGCAAGCCGCGCTCACCGAATCGCAAGCCAACCGGCTTCTCGCGCTCGAAACGACGTTAAGCGACCGAGTCGTCGGACAAGCGCCTGCGATCGCCGCGGTGGCATCGGCGATTCGTCGCGCGCGAGCGGGTCTACAAGACCCGCATAAACCACTTGGCACGTTTCTTTTTCGCGGTCCCAGCGGCGTCGGCAAAACCGAACTCGCAAAGGCGCTGGCCGAGGCGTTGTTCGGCAGCGAATCCGCACTCGTGCGGATCGACCTGTCGGAGTTTGCCGAACAACATTCGGTGTCGCGCTTGATCGGCGCGCCTCCCGGATATGCCGGCCACGACGAACCGGGTCAATTGACAGAACCGGTGCGTCGCCGTCCATATTGTGTCGTGCTGTTCGACGAACTGGAAAAAGCGCACGCCGACGTTGCCGCGTTGCTCCTACAGTTGCTCGATGAAGGGCGGGTGACCGACGCCAAGGGACGCACGGTCGATTTCCGTCATGCGTTGATCGTGCTCACGACCAACTTAGAAGACGACGAGATGACGTTCGCGCTACGGCCCGAGTTTCTCAATCGTATCGACGAGATCGTAACCTTCGCACCATTAGGCCTTCCGGAAATCGAAGCTATCGTCGCGATTCATGTCGATGGATTGGCGGCGAGGCTGGGCGCGCGCGACGTACGTCTGCGGCTCAGCGAGACCGCCAGGCGTTTCTTGGCCGACGAAGCGCTGGCGGCCGGATCGGGTGCTCGATATGTCGGGCGGACGGTCTCGCGACACGTTTCGACGCCGCTGTCGACGGCGATACTGCGCGGTGCCTTGCCGCCGGGAAGCACCGCCGGTGTGGACGTTTCCGATGGAGCGTTAATCGTACGCGCTGCGTAGGCAGCGCGATTTAGGGGACTGCGAAGGCGCTGGTCGCCGGCGATAACGCTAGCGCTTGCGGCGCACCGACTCCGGTCGACAGCGTGAGCCATGACATTCCGGAATACGGAGGCGCGTATTGCGTGATCGTACTGTTTCCGTAGTTCGCGACGTAGAGATTGCCTTGCGCATCGATTGCAAGCGCGACCGGCTGATTTTGTCCGCCGGTAATCGTCGTAGGCGCTCCAGAATACGGCGGACCGTATGCCGTGACCGTATTCGCGCCTTGGTTGGGAACGAAGAGCGTCGCGGCAGGCGTTAGCGCAATCGCGCCTTGCTCGTTCACACCGCTTGTGATCGTCACTGCGGGCTGACTCGAAGCGGCGAACGGCGGCACAAACTGAACGACCGAGTTCGGCGTTGCGTTGACGTTCGAAACGAAGAGATTGCCGCGGCCGTCGATTGCGACGGAGTTCGGCCCATTCAAACCATTCGATAGCGTCACCGCCGGCGCGAGGTAGGGCGGCGCATATTCGGTCACCGTTCCGGCGCTTTGGTTCACGACGAATACGTCGTTGGCCGCGTCGAGCGCGAGACTCACCGGATCGTTGACGCCATTGCCGATCACCGCCGTCGGCGAACCCCCATATGGAGCGGAATACACCGTAACGGAGTTGCTGCCGTTGCCGTTAGCGACGAATAGGTTTCCGCGGGAGTCGAGCGCGAGGGCCTGCGGATGATTGACGCCGCTTCCAATCGTCGTCGCGCTCCCGGTGTAGGGTGGCGCATATTCGGCTACGCTGCCGGGCGTGCTCGCGACGAACAAATCGCCGGACGGATCGAACACCAGCGCCTGCGGATTATTCACCCCGGGAATCGTTGCCAATAAGGCGGTCGATCCGGCGGCGTACAGCGTTACCGTGTTTGCCGCGGAGTTTGCGACCGCGACGATTTGCCGCACGTCGACGGAACTCGTCCCGCTACAGGAGGCAGACGGCGCCGAACATGGATTGGCAGGCGTCGAAAATGCAGCGTTCGTGCGCAACGTCGCAGTACCGGAATATGGAGCTGACGGCGACACGACGAACGCGTTTGACGAACCTCCTTGAGGCAACACGGTCATGGCTGCGGCGCCGCTCGTTTGCATCACCGAATACGCCGGCTGCGACGGCTCCAGTAAGACGTTTTGATAGGCATCGACGAGCTGAGCGAGCAGCAAGTGTTTACCGGCGCCAAAGAGATCGATCCCGCCCTGCGCGTTCGCAGCTGCGTTCGATGCACCCGGCACGAGTTGCGCTTGCGCGGGCGTTCCGCCGTATGCCAAGTTCACGACGTTCGAACCGGCATACGATACCGTGAACGCGATGGTCTGCTGCGCGTTGAGCGCCGCCACCGGCGATGGAACGCTGGACGAATACAGCGTGACGGTTGCAGTGTAGGTTCCGGGTGCCAACGGGAACGCGGCTTGGCAGGTCGTGGCATTTGTTGCGGCAACACAATTCGATGTCGGCGATCCGAACGACACCGTCTGCGACATCGTGGTCGGACCGCTGAACGAAATCGCCATGCTTTGCGCGGCTAGGGTTGGAGCCGTCGAAACGCCGGTGACCGGAGGGGGCGACGACGCGAGCGGCGGCTGCGCGACCGGTCCGGTCGTCGGCATCGCACTCGCCGTCGGGAAGGCCGACGACCCGGGCATACGCACGCGCACAACGGTGGTACCGCTCGGCACCGGGCCGAACGCACTTTGCGCGTTAGGGCCGCCTGGAAGCAGCGACGAACCACCTTGTCCGCCGCCGCCCGCGCATGCGGCGACGCCGGCCAAAGCCGCTGCGGCAAGCAGCTTTCCGGCGCGCACGTTCATCGCAAAAGTTGCGCTACCGTGCTTTGTATTTGCGACGGCGACATTTCACCAACGACGATCTTGCTCACAACGCCCTTTCGATCGATGAAGGCGTGCACCGGCAAACCGTTGATCGAATACTCGGTGCGTAAGGTACCGTCGTCGGCGACGATCGGATACGTCAGAGAATGCTCGGTGCGAAAGAACTTGGCTTTGGCCGGGGACTCGAGAACGTCGATGCCGACGACTTGCAGGCCGGCCTTGCTCTCCGCCTGAGATTCCTTATCGATCGAAGGCGCCTCCTCGTTACATGGCCCGCACCAACTGGCGAAAAAGTTGAGGTACACGACCTTGCCGCGGAGCGCTTTGAGCGAAAACGGCTTGCCGTCGATCGTCGTGCCGCTATAGTCGGGCGCCTGCGAACCCGCGGCCGCGACCTGCGCCGCACCTTGCGAACCGCCGCTGCACGCGGCTACGGCGATCAACGCTATCGGCGCGAGAGCACGCAACGAACGCTCACCCATAGCTCGGATACGCCACCGCGCGAAGGTCGCGCTCCATTTGTTCGACCAACTCGGCGACGCTTGAAAAGCGGCGCTGCTCGCGCACGAATCGCAGGTCGCGCAGTTGCAACTCTCGTCCATAGATCGTCTCCTCGAAATCGCGCATCCACGCTTCCACCGTATGCTGCGTTCCCGTGAACTGCGGGTTGCTACCGATCGACACGAGCGCGGCCCGGTCGCGCCCGTCGAAGCGAGCGGTTGCCGAATACACGCCGTCGCGCGGCAACAGTTTTGTTGGGACCGCGACGTTCGCCGTCGGGAAACCTAACCCGTGTCCCCGGCCGGCGCCGATCTCGACTACCCCGCTCAAGGTGTAACCAGTGCCGCCGAGTAGCGCATCGGCCTCGGGCAGGTCGCCTGCGGCCACCAGGCCGCGAATGCGCGTGCTCGAGATGCGCCCGTCGTCCTCCACGTTATCGACTGGGTCGAACGCAATGCCGCGCTCTTTGAAGAACTCGCGCATCTTGGCCGCGTCGCCGGCCCGTTTGTGACCGAAGCGAAAGGTGGAACCGACGACGACCGCTCCGACGTTCAGCGCAACCAGCTTTTCCAGAAACGCGTCGGGCTCGAGGGTCGAAATACGCTCGTCGAACGCCGGAAATAAGCATTCTTCAAAGCCGGCCGAGGCGAAAAGGTTCAGCCGCTCGGCTTCCGTCGTCAAGAGCGGCGGCTCGTTTCCG contains the following coding sequences:
- a CDS encoding ATP-binding protein is translated as MPDAIVWGLPGAIAGAACATIAAAVISRRRAVPSDVAASAGAVPDDRIEGAFVRLARALPIGVVLVDAQRRIEFANPAAGAIFGFDLERAVGSHVIEAIPSVEIERRIGDALTGEASVAPMSLSAQDGGRVYRVSVYPLLGETGTMERVVVLADDQTALTRLERARREFLSNVSHELRTPLSSIKLMIETVLASPDDEAGDLFLPQVLQQVDRLVALVGQLLEQARAESGQMKLALRQIDLEEVAHPIISSFEPQAVSKGVDLELVTLRPVQVEADPDRLSQVFVNLIDNALRHTRSGGRIAIELDARGSDAVIRVRDTGEGIPYRDVPRIFERFYVVDRSRRRESGGGAGLGLAIVKGIVDAHGGAISAESSLGRGTTFTIRIPIVRIKRES
- a CDS encoding response regulator transcription factor, yielding MNGSLEAKTTRNPFIRGRELNKKILVVDDESAILQTLRFNLERSGYAVVTASDGRSAIATAQREQPDLIVLDIMLPTLDGIEACKEIRKFSSVPIIMLTAKDQEIDKVLALELGADDYVTKPFALHEFLARIKARLRRQLPIQSGHDEAIALGDIVLDPSRQQLTVRGTIVALAPKEFALLRVLMENNGRVVTRQTLLDKVWGYDFEGEQQTVSVHVRWLREKIEEDARTPRHILTVRSRGYMFKAS
- a CDS encoding NAD(P)-dependent oxidoreductase — protein: MSERAGFVGLGTMGEPMARALRRSGFWVTACAHRRRDALDRLISGDGVVEAADPAAVGRESDVAFVCVPDAPQVEDALFGEHGLAGGLAPGSIVVDCSTISPISSVSFAARLRERGIRFADAPVSGGPARAAAGTLTIMAGAQPNDYERIRPMLAAMGNAHRVGDVGMGETVKLVNQIVIANVMIANAEALTFAQRAGADLDAVRQILSSATGSNYVLEQWLPKTWFAGTFEGGFALDLLRKDLAAALDAARVAKHSMPATALAYQLYTARSAEGDGALDYSAIAKSYERIAGSEDDA
- a CDS encoding NifU family protein; amino-acid sequence: MSTIEERVNAALDRVRPGIAADGGEVWLTEVRDGVAFVQMLGACGGCPASTMTLKGAIETVVCAEVPEIREVVQI
- a CDS encoding ferredoxin family protein; the encoded protein is MAYVITEPCIGTKDKSCVDVCPVDCIHGKDDDEMLFIDPEVCIDCGACVSACPVEAIFADSDVPAQYESYTEINAAYFRDENKSS
- a CDS encoding GlsB/YeaQ/YmgE family stress response membrane protein, whose product is MGILAWLVFGLIVGIVAKWIIPGEGPAGILGDIVVGVIGAFIGGWIYFEFGHAGITGFNFPSIVCAVLGAVITLFLIRLVRGRTA
- a CDS encoding SIMPL domain-containing protein (The SIMPL domain is named for its presence in mouse protein SIMPL (signalling molecule that associates with mouse pelle-like kinase). Bacterial member BP26, from Brucella, was shown to assemble into a channel-like structure, while YggE from E. coli has been associated with resistance to oxidative stress.), with amino-acid sequence MQKWTSALAALLLAAAACGPALAASTTEITVTGSGSVALTPDTATVSATVETNADNAARAVSDNNARYERVVGALVQAGIARSDITLSYYTVNYTPKPQTPAPGDRYGYAVRRQFDVKVREIGKAGAVVDACTGAGATGIDNVSFGTANPDAGKAEAIRRAVADARTTANALAAAAGLHVTGIESIGQGGGEFRPQPMMRMAAVAAAPTTFDQSNVNVSATVTVTFTAEP
- a CDS encoding AAA family ATPase; this encodes MNTLCDGCGNRPVPTIAGIKQLCADCARKRIGSGALPFLGAAVAAAGLIAGGILLSERMQNGDESRKGGSPLDELNRRFRGTPTLANFSRDLTELAREGKLDPVIGRDDEIERVVSILARRSKNNPVLVGEPGVGKTAIVEGLAQRIVAGSVPPSLAGRRVLALTLGPLVAGTKYRGEFEGRVKKILDEVKRSARDVVLFIDELHTLVGAGAAEGSLDLSSMIKPELARGELQCIGATTFVEYRKYIESDAALERRFQPVMVDEPSVEETVTILAGLSDGYARHHRVRIEPEAIEAAAALSARYIADRFLPDKAIDLMDEAAASVALRNRGASDSPSVTAEDVAGVVTRWTGIPQAALTESQANRLLALETTLSDRVVGQAPAIAAVASAIRRARAGLQDPHKPLGTFLFRGPSGVGKTELAKALAEALFGSESALVRIDLSEFAEQHSVSRLIGAPPGYAGHDEPGQLTEPVRRRPYCVVLFDELEKAHADVAALLLQLLDEGRVTDAKGRTVDFRHALIVLTTNLEDDEMTFALRPEFLNRIDEIVTFAPLGLPEIEAIVAIHVDGLAARLGARDVRLRLSETARRFLADEALAAGSGARYVGRTVSRHVSTPLSTAILRGALPPGSTAGVDVSDGALIVRAA
- a CDS encoding NHL repeat-containing protein produces the protein MNVRAGKLLAAAALAGVAACAGGGGQGGSSLLPGGPNAQSAFGPVPSGTTVVRVRMPGSSAFPTASAMPTTGPVAQPPLASSPPPVTGVSTAPTLAAQSMAISFSGPTTMSQTVSFGSPTSNCVAATNATTCQAAFPLAPGTYTATVTLYSSSVPSPVAALNAQQTIAFTVSYAGSNVVNLAYGGTPAQAQLVPGASNAAANAQGGIDLFGAGKHLLLAQLVDAYQNVLLEPSQPAYSVMQTSGAAAMTVLPQGGSSNAFVVSPSAPYSGTATLRTNAAFSTPANPCSAPSASCSGTSSVDVRQIVAVANSAANTVTLYAAGSTALLATIPGVNNPQALVFDPSGDLFVASTPGSVAEYAPPYTGSATTIGSGVNHPQALALDSRGNLFVANGNGSNSVTVYSAPYGGSPTAVIGNGVNDPVSLALDAANDVFVVNQSAGTVTEYAPPYLAPAVTLSNGLNGPNSVAIDGRGNLFVSNVNATPNSVVQFVPPFAASSQPAVTITSGVNEQGAIALTPAATLFVPNQGANTVTAYGPPYSGAPTTITGGQNQPVALAIDAQGNLYVANYGNSTITQYAPPYSGMSWLTLSTGVGAPQALALSPATSAFAVP
- a CDS encoding TlpA disulfide reductase family protein; the protein is MGERSLRALAPIALIAVAACSGGSQGAAQVAAAGSQAPDYSGTTIDGKPFSLKALRGKVVYLNFFASWCGPCNEEAPSIDKESQAESKAGLQVVGIDVLESPAKAKFFRTEHSLTYPIVADDGTLRTEYSINGLPVHAFIDRKGVVSKIVVGEMSPSQIQSTVAQLLR
- the ribF gene encoding riboflavin biosynthesis protein RibF: MQVWHALERTPTRPLALAIGFFDGFHRGHQELARRTLRLRRPRWRSGVLSFRNHPSSFLRPGNEPPLLTTEAERLNLFASAGFEECLFPAFDERISTLEPDAFLEKLVALNVGAVVVGSTFRFGHKRAGDAAKMREFFKERGIAFDPVDNVEDDGRISSTRIRGLVAAGDLPEADALLGGTGYTLSGVVEIGAGRGHGLGFPTANVAVPTKLLPRDGVYSATARFDGRDRAALVSIGSNPQFTGTQHTVEAWMRDFEETIYGRELQLRDLRFVREQRRFSSVAELVEQMERDLRAVAYPSYG